One genomic region from Sulfurimonas sp. encodes:
- a CDS encoding transcriptional repressor, whose translation MGINKLNDCITRNRANRSRVREAIYTLLMNSHECLNVSQIIKELSISYPKKLSQNTIYRHLNFFIECKLVIVIQDDFKRAYYYLKEDALMFFCVCTVCTRVTKINMDNSIELDDFKDTEFITIHKICNECSSKP comes from the coding sequence ATGGGCATAAACAAACTAAATGATTGTATAACGAGAAACAGAGCAAACAGATCAAGAGTTAGAGAAGCAATTTATACTCTATTAATGAATAGTCATGAATGCTTAAATGTATCTCAAATCATTAAAGAACTTTCTATTTCATATCCTAAAAAACTTTCTCAAAATACTATATATAGACATCTAAATTTTTTTATAGAATGTAAATTAGTTATTGTCATACAAGATGATTTTAAAAGAGCATACTACTATCTCAAAGAAGATGCTCTTATGTTTTTTTGTGTTTGTACAGTTTGCACTCGTGTTACCAAGATAAATATGGATAATTCTATAGAGTTAGACGACTTTAAAGACACAGAATTTATTACAATACATAAAATATGTAATGAATGTAGTTCAAAACCATAA
- a CDS encoding OprD family outer membrane porin, which yields MNKFIRLSLVAALAISTSVFADESKEANSIQEMFSKGTVSGQIRLGYAANKTETAGAKDTSATAIGGQLKFETAAIKGFSLGVAMYTSHAISGLSGDAKDGEFNGELTSDNGQYTEVAESYINFDYEGFNFRGGRQLIDTPLADSDDIRMTPHTFEAYIASYTLKDLGLSFIAGSVLNWQGVDSDYANVTNGVWAKTGEDGTYVGAVTYSNDIIEASAWYYDVTKAASAIYTDVTGTIAINDDIEIVVAAQYLGESEKDNAAGAPSTIEGSIIGAMVEAGIYGATLSVAYDSVSVKDGNQIFEGFGGGSSYTNIDTMTAGTLHDGTVGDGSSYTIGAAYEIAGVNIFGVYGDYQADAVTGGVKAHVTEINVGLEYEYNEGEADVAFIYVIGEDKESSAKTDFDNDRIQLVMNYNF from the coding sequence ATGAATAAATTCATTAGATTAAGTTTAGTAGCGGCACTAGCAATTAGCACATCAGTATTTGCAGATGAGTCAAAAGAAGCAAATAGCATTCAAGAAATGTTTAGCAAGGGTACTGTAAGTGGGCAAATACGCTTAGGTTATGCTGCAAATAAGACGGAAACTGCTGGTGCAAAGGACACATCAGCAACTGCGATTGGTGGTCAACTAAAGTTTGAGACTGCAGCCATTAAAGGCTTTAGCCTAGGTGTTGCAATGTATACTTCTCACGCTATATCTGGACTAAGTGGCGATGCTAAGGATGGTGAATTCAATGGTGAACTAACTTCAGATAATGGTCAATATACAGAAGTAGCAGAGTCTTATATTAATTTTGATTACGAAGGTTTTAACTTTCGTGGTGGTCGTCAACTTATAGATACCCCACTAGCAGATAGTGATGATATTAGAATGACTCCACACACTTTTGAGGCATATATTGCTTCTTATACGCTAAAAGATTTAGGTTTGTCTTTTATTGCAGGAAGTGTACTAAATTGGCAAGGTGTTGATTCAGACTACGCTAATGTAACAAATGGTGTTTGGGCAAAAACTGGCGAAGATGGCACTTATGTCGGTGCGGTAACATATTCAAATGATATTATTGAAGCTAGCGCTTGGTACTATGATGTAACAAAGGCTGCTTCAGCAATATATACAGATGTAACTGGAACTATTGCAATTAATGATGATATTGAAATTGTTGTTGCTGCTCAATATCTTGGTGAAAGTGAAAAGGATAATGCGGCCGGTGCACCTAGTACAATTGAAGGAAGTATTATAGGGGCTATGGTTGAAGCTGGAATTTATGGCGCAACTTTATCAGTAGCTTACGATAGCGTAAGTGTAAAAGATGGAAACCAAATTTTTGAAGGATTTGGTGGTGGTTCTTCATATACCAACATCGATACTATGACAGCGGGTACTCTTCATGATGGTACTGTTGGTGATGGTAGTTCTTATACTATTGGTGCTGCTTATGAGATTGCTGGGGTAAACATATTTGGTGTTTATGGAGATTATCAAGCCGATGCTGTTACTGGAGGGGTAAAAGCCCATGTAACTGAAATAAATGTAGGTTTAGAATATGAGTACAATGAAGGTGAAGCTGATGTAGCATTTATTTATGTTATAGGAGAGGATAAAGAATCTTCTGCTAAAACAGACTTTGATAATGATCGTATTCAACTAGTAATGAACTACAACTTCTAA
- a CDS encoding multiheme c-type cytochrome: MKSIYIEISVILMFLTGILQWDILNIEWEYFTTLQAIHIISSVFVSVILIIPFVNMHLYKYRNNILANRRNSTNGMILGLTLFLIILSGGYLFFIGNRGGDTIGNYAFLVHLYGSFVLVFFLWYHTAFSKANKRRKKKSAQNRARLQSIAVSLFILGLLFPAYLYSSVSSSAMYLTNDNKFIYSANGDGGSVTKIDALSGKVIFEITLGEDIRTIAFNDDESIYGITNYKQNKITFLNKKNKIIKTIKTKNRPYAIIYDKKNRYFFVTIFEDNELLIIDDKNFKIIKTLKTAKTPRGMALTDDGRLLVTHAMIGEVSIYDSRTFIKLKSISLQSTKNDDEFIPQGLPKYLDNIKIKPDGSEAWIPHILWNFDHPFQFQSTIFPTISIISLKKGDEKELDKKRKNLFKEINILTNDNKTMIVSNPFDIAFNKDGSKAFVTLSGSEDVMVFNIGRSSGRKNKKLHRKRGKRKGNGAKVTQIFRAYPNNTNPKYILANPTNDNLYVQNASRLDMTLLDSGGAHPFARVTLKKDKFAQLVKNDPLEKDLRQGKMLFNNANTNTHKSTPMTGDFWMSCNSCHFEGFNFTNGFLFEATKLKDKSKKANVGHDRLDGFVSKAPLADYIRFATDAQGGMGFDKKAKLPLVDPKNMGKELEKKMENLHKYVTSKENLRYLSSWIKLEDDVEKYHVEDWTNSAKCKSCHNEIFNQWADSNHKNLVGTNPYYMVLENVAAQVEGEGFRKWCMSCHNPSGVTTGLSHTTDTMENLFQSGATTLIDELEKYGNTKLEEGVSCVACHRITKIEDAGGNAAYTLNLTERRKYALEDSNSDVGQWLSEKFINSKPKEHLESYMKPIYKDPVYCASCHDEFSPGKGSKIVSTYKEWQNSPFNNPDDPTKHKTCIDCHMTNMSDGKYSPLVGRSTDGGKIKKDVKVHYFSGSNHFLSGLKNKVHEDQTIQLLRTSAKLGVDIKDNQVKVFVTNVGAGHHLPTGVADFRELWLDITLKDRNSNIIFESGKLKEDGNLGTDARPFMKVFGDEDGKPVGLLFWKYKKLLSDSRIPAGQTRVESYDIPNIKSLKYPLTVEVKLNFRVYPQWVTDAVRKAYPKLPNPPVIELEKIIKEFN; the protein is encoded by the coding sequence ATGAAAAGTATTTACATAGAGATATCAGTTATTCTCATGTTTTTGACAGGCATACTGCAATGGGATATTTTAAATATAGAATGGGAATATTTTACAACGCTACAAGCTATACATATTATAAGTTCTGTTTTCGTATCTGTTATTCTTATTATTCCATTTGTAAATATGCATCTATACAAGTATAGAAACAATATCCTAGCAAATAGAAGAAATTCTACAAATGGTATGATACTTGGTCTAACACTTTTTCTCATAATCTTAAGTGGTGGATATCTGTTTTTTATTGGAAATCGTGGTGGTGATACTATTGGTAATTACGCATTTTTAGTCCATCTCTACGGTTCTTTCGTTTTAGTATTTTTTCTTTGGTATCACACTGCTTTTTCAAAAGCAAATAAACGAAGAAAAAAGAAATCTGCTCAAAACAGAGCTAGGCTACAATCTATTGCTGTTAGTCTATTTATTTTAGGGCTACTTTTCCCAGCTTACCTATACTCATCTGTCAGTAGTTCAGCTATGTACTTGACAAATGACAATAAGTTTATTTATAGTGCAAACGGGGATGGAGGTAGTGTTACTAAGATAGATGCTCTATCAGGAAAAGTAATCTTCGAAATAACTCTTGGAGAAGATATAAGAACTATTGCTTTTAATGATGACGAATCTATATACGGCATTACAAATTACAAACAAAATAAAATTACATTTTTAAACAAAAAAAATAAAATTATTAAAACTATTAAAACAAAAAATAGACCTTACGCCATAATTTATGATAAAAAAAATAGATACTTTTTTGTAACTATTTTTGAAGATAATGAGCTTTTAATTATAGATGATAAAAATTTTAAGATTATTAAAACATTAAAAACTGCAAAAACACCAAGAGGTATGGCTCTGACTGATGATGGTAGGCTTTTGGTAACTCATGCGATGATAGGTGAAGTGAGTATTTATGATAGTAGAACATTTATAAAACTAAAAAGTATTTCCTTACAATCCACAAAAAATGATGATGAGTTTATACCACAGGGACTACCAAAATACTTAGATAACATAAAAATAAAACCAGATGGGAGCGAAGCTTGGATTCCACATATTTTATGGAACTTTGACCATCCATTTCAATTTCAATCAACAATTTTTCCTACAATTTCTATTATCTCATTAAAAAAAGGCGATGAAAAAGAGTTAGATAAAAAACGAAAAAATCTCTTTAAAGAGATAAATATACTTACTAATGATAATAAAACAATGATTGTGTCAAACCCTTTTGATATAGCTTTTAATAAAGATGGAAGTAAAGCTTTTGTTACACTAAGTGGTAGTGAAGATGTTATGGTTTTTAATATAGGAAGAAGTAGCGGTAGAAAAAATAAAAAACTTCATAGAAAAAGAGGTAAAAGAAAAGGCAATGGGGCAAAAGTTACCCAAATATTTAGAGCATACCCTAACAATACAAATCCAAAATATATACTAGCCAACCCAACAAATGATAATCTTTATGTTCAAAATGCTTCAAGACTTGACATGACACTATTAGATAGTGGTGGCGCGCATCCTTTTGCAAGAGTAACTTTGAAAAAAGACAAATTTGCACAACTTGTTAAGAATGATCCATTGGAAAAAGATTTACGACAAGGAAAGATGCTATTTAATAATGCAAACACAAATACTCATAAATCTACTCCTATGACTGGAGATTTTTGGATGAGTTGTAACTCTTGTCATTTTGAAGGATTTAATTTTACAAATGGTTTTCTTTTTGAAGCTACAAAACTAAAAGACAAAAGTAAAAAAGCAAATGTTGGACATGACAGACTAGATGGTTTTGTATCAAAGGCTCCGTTAGCTGATTATATAAGGTTTGCCACAGATGCACAAGGTGGAATGGGGTTTGACAAAAAAGCGAAACTACCTTTAGTTGATCCTAAAAATATGGGTAAAGAACTAGAAAAAAAGATGGAAAACTTACATAAATATGTAACAAGTAAAGAAAATCTACGATACTTATCTTCTTGGATAAAACTTGAAGATGATGTAGAAAAATACCATGTAGAGGATTGGACAAATTCTGCAAAATGTAAGTCTTGTCATAATGAAATCTTTAATCAATGGGCAGATTCAAATCATAAAAATTTAGTAGGAACAAATCCCTACTATATGGTACTTGAGAATGTAGCAGCACAGGTTGAAGGCGAAGGCTTTAGAAAATGGTGCATGAGTTGCCATAACCCATCTGGTGTAACCACAGGACTCTCTCATACTACCGACACGATGGAAAATCTTTTCCAAAGTGGCGCAACTACATTAATAGATGAACTAGAAAAATATGGAAATACAAAACTTGAAGAGGGTGTTAGTTGCGTAGCTTGTCACAGAATTACAAAAATTGAAGATGCTGGAGGGAATGCTGCATATACGCTAAATCTAACCGAGCGACGAAAATACGCTTTAGAAGATAGTAATTCAGATGTAGGACAGTGGCTAAGTGAGAAATTTATAAATTCTAAACCAAAAGAGCATTTAGAGAGTTATATGAAACCGATATATAAAGATCCTGTTTATTGTGCTAGTTGTCATGATGAATTTTCTCCTGGTAAAGGAAGTAAGATAGTATCAACCTACAAAGAGTGGCAAAACTCACCATTTAACAATCCAGATGATCCAACTAAGCATAAAACTTGTATTGATTGTCATATGACAAATATGAGTGATGGTAAATATTCACCTTTGGTTGGTCGTTCAACTGATGGCGGAAAAATAAAAAAAGATGTAAAAGTACATTATTTTAGTGGTTCAAATCATTTCTTATCAGGACTCAAAAACAAAGTACATGAAGACCAAACAATACAACTACTAAGAACTTCAGCAAAACTTGGAGTTGACATAAAAGACAACCAAGTAAAAGTATTTGTTACAAATGTTGGCGCTGGTCATCATCTTCCTACTGGTGTTGCAGATTTTAGGGAGCTATGGCTTGATATAACACTTAAAGATAGAAACTCAAATATTATTTTTGAAAGTGGAAAATTAAAAGAAGATGGAAACCTAGGTACAGATGCAAGACCTTTCATGAAGGTTTTTGGAGATGAAGATGGCAAACCTGTTGGACTTTTATTTTGGAAATATAAAAAACTTTTAAGTGATAGCAGAATTCCCGCTGGCCAAACAAGAGTTGAGAGTTATGATATACCAAATATCAAATCACTAAAGTATCCATTAACTGTAGAAGTCAAGTTAAATTTTAGAGTATATCCGCAATGGGTAACAGATGCTGTACGAAAAGCATATCCAAAATTACCAAATCCACCAGTTATTGAACTAGAAAAAATAATAAAGGAATTTAATTAA
- a CDS encoding FTR1 family iron permease, which translates to MLASFLITFREGLEAFLIVGIIISYLGKLQATKYNKYIYLGVTLGVIVSLIIAYIFQVVLLGIDDANLKHYLMIGILLFATIVLSYMVVWMANQSKNIKGEIEENLNNLVTTGNILGMVFLAFLAVLREGFETVLFFSSLSLSQNITMQDGAIGGGLGLVLSVILVYLIMKGAKNIPLREFFKWTGLLILIIAGGLFGSAVSMMQASELLPTFVPVVYDISGILDDRGLFGTFLRALFGYNSSPTLLHLLSWSSYMIGAIYLWRKTYSAK; encoded by the coding sequence ATGTTAGCAAGTTTTTTAATTACATTTAGAGAAGGGCTTGAAGCTTTTTTAATAGTAGGAATCATCATTTCTTATTTAGGAAAACTACAAGCTACAAAATATAATAAATATATTTATCTTGGAGTAACACTAGGAGTAATAGTATCTCTTATTATCGCTTATATTTTTCAAGTAGTATTACTTGGGATTGATGATGCAAATTTAAAACACTATTTAATGATAGGTATTTTACTTTTTGCAACAATTGTTTTATCATACATGGTTGTTTGGATGGCGAATCAATCAAAAAATATTAAAGGTGAAATTGAAGAAAATTTAAATAATCTTGTAACTACTGGAAATATCTTAGGAATGGTTTTTTTAGCATTTCTTGCCGTATTACGAGAAGGCTTTGAAACTGTATTATTTTTCTCAAGTTTAAGTTTAAGTCAAAATATCACGATGCAAGATGGTGCTATAGGTGGTGGTTTAGGACTTGTTTTATCTGTTATATTAGTCTATTTAATTATGAAAGGTGCAAAAAACATACCTCTTAGAGAATTTTTTAAATGGACTGGACTACTTATCCTTATCATAGCAGGTGGACTTTTTGGTAGTGCAGTTTCTATGATGCAAGCGAGTGAACTGCTCCCTACCTTTGTACCTGTGGTGTATGATATCTCAGGCATACTTGATGACAGAGGTTTATTTGGAACATTTTTAAGAGCTTTGTTTGGCTACAACTCATCACCTACCCTACTTCACTTACTTTCATGGAGTTCTTACATGATAGGTGCTATTTATTTATGGAGAAAAACTTATAGTGCAAAATAA